CCGAGCCCGCGATACAATTTGATGTACTCGGCAGCCGAACGATCCCATGTGAATTGCTTGCGCATGGCCCGCTTGACCATTTTTTTCCACTCACTGCGGTTATGCCATGCATGCACGGCCTGCATCACCGCCTCGTAAAACAACTCAGCATCCGGTTTTTCAAAAGTGAATCCGGTAGCATCATCTGTCGGATAGGGGGTGATGGTATCCCGCAGTCCGCCCACGGCAGTTGCAACCGGGGGTGTACCGAAACGCAGGGCGTAAATCTGGGTCAGACCGCATGGTTCATAGCGTGAAGGCATGAGAAAAATATCCGCTCCGGCCTGAATTCCGTGGGCCAGATCTTCAGTATAACCGACCTGCACGCAGAACTGCCCGGGGTATTCCTCCATGAATTCCTGCAAACGGGCTTCGTAACCGAGATCACCCTCACCGAGTACGATGACGCCTACATCTTTCTCCATCAGCCTCGGCAGGATGTCAATGAGCAGGTCGATACCCTTCTGGTCCCGCAGACGGCCGATAAAACCGAGCACGGGTTTATCATCCAGCTGATCAGACATATAAAAATCACGCAGCATGCTCCGCTTGCAGACCTGTTTGCCGCTGATATCCTCAGCACTGTAGCAGCAGGGCAAGAATTTATCTTCGCAGGGGTCCCAGACCGAGTAATCGGCACCATTGAGGATACCGTGCAGTTTATGGGTCTGGCTGCCCAGAAAACCTTCCAGACCGCAGCCGAACTCAGGACCCAGAATTTCCTCCGCATAAGAAGGGCTGACCGTGGTCACGGCATCGCTGTAGGCAATGCTGGCCTTGAGCATGTTCAGATCACCGTAAAACTCGGCCCCGTGTATGGACCACGCCTCAGCAGGCAGACCGGATTCGTGGAAAAGCCTCTCGGAAAAACGGCCCTGAAAAGCAAGGTTGTGGATGGTGGTTACGGTCCTGATATTTTTCCAGAAA
This genomic interval from Desulfovibrio sp. JC010 contains the following:
- the glgA gene encoding glycogen synthase GlgA — translated: MHDVLYVTSEMYPFSKTGGLGDVMGALPPAIHAKGARTAVITPFYGRMNLTGQKLRLVYSDLHVGYPWPSTTAEIYQTEYEGVSVYFVSRGEYFDRRHYYNTHYGDYFDNCERFIFFCKAVLKWARMLPKPPAVIHSHDWQSALVPPYLYFERQTDSFWKNIRTVTTIHNLAFQGRFSERLFHESGLPAEAWSIHGAEFYGDLNMLKASIAYSDAVTTVSPSYAEEILGPEFGCGLEGFLGSQTHKLHGILNGADYSVWDPCEDKFLPCCYSAEDISGKQVCKRSMLRDFYMSDQLDDKPVLGFIGRLRDQKGIDLLIDILPRLMEKDVGVIVLGEGDLGYEARLQEFMEEYPGQFCVQVGYTEDLAHGIQAGADIFLMPSRYEPCGLTQIYALRFGTPPVATAVGGLRDTITPYPTDDATGFTFEKPDAELFYEAVMQAVHAWHNRSEWKKMVKRAMRKQFTWDRSAAEYIKLYRGLGSRI